Proteins from a single region of Streptomyces sp. Tu 3180:
- a CDS encoding dynamin family protein, which produces MVTLDVRPQLLDALSALRDRVAAARFPLPLAGAPRARANRAELLAQLDDYLVPRLRDPEAPLLAVIGGSTGAGKSTLVNSLVGRRVSEAGVLRPTTRTPVLVCHPEDHHWFSGMRVLPDLTRVWVPRHQDPSEDMLLPGEDPARVLRVETADTLPPGLALLDAPDVDSLVSDNRVLAAELLCAADIWVMVTTAARYADAVPWYMLRTAKEYDVTLVTVLDRVPHQVVAEVSRQYGALLTKAGLGHVPRFTVPELPESAWGGGLLPATAVASLRTWLVHQAHDPAARQHAVTRTAHGVLDSLNTRMPELAGAAAAQYAAALRLTAAVEGAYDSEHARVRGRLQAGAVLSGDALKRWRAFPLDCTPGELLDALVESLSALLLCAVAAADERVDDAWRREPAAVAPGLADRGSSPESAEHRIGLAVRRWRRELEEYAEDEVRELDRSVAPDPETVAALVATVLLGGRRTRTAGEGLAERIGAHGALRLRDRGGRLLLECMDRIMHTERERRLAPLDALEVHAEPQAELIAALSVLQKER; this is translated from the coding sequence GTGGTGACCTTGGACGTACGGCCTCAGCTGCTCGACGCACTCTCCGCCCTGCGCGACCGTGTCGCCGCCGCACGCTTCCCGCTGCCCCTGGCGGGGGCCCCGCGTGCGCGTGCCAACCGCGCCGAACTGCTCGCGCAGCTCGACGACTATCTGGTGCCCCGGCTGAGAGACCCCGAAGCGCCCTTGCTGGCCGTCATCGGGGGGTCCACCGGGGCAGGGAAGTCCACCCTGGTGAACTCCCTGGTGGGGCGGCGGGTCAGCGAGGCGGGCGTGCTGCGGCCGACGACACGGACGCCGGTGCTCGTGTGCCATCCGGAGGACCATCACTGGTTCAGCGGAATGAGGGTGCTGCCCGATCTCACGCGCGTGTGGGTGCCCCGCCACCAGGACCCCTCGGAGGACATGCTGCTCCCCGGCGAGGACCCCGCGCGCGTGCTGCGCGTCGAGACCGCCGACACCCTGCCCCCCGGCCTGGCCCTCCTGGACGCGCCCGACGTCGACTCCCTGGTGTCCGACAACCGGGTCCTCGCCGCCGAACTCCTCTGCGCCGCCGACATCTGGGTCATGGTCACCACCGCCGCCCGCTACGCGGACGCCGTGCCCTGGTACATGCTGCGCACCGCCAAGGAGTACGACGTCACCCTGGTGACCGTCCTGGACCGGGTGCCCCACCAGGTCGTGGCCGAGGTGTCACGGCAGTACGGTGCCCTGCTCACCAAGGCCGGCCTCGGTCACGTACCGCGCTTCACCGTGCCCGAGCTGCCCGAGTCGGCCTGGGGCGGCGGGCTGCTGCCCGCCACCGCCGTGGCGTCGCTGCGGACCTGGCTCGTGCACCAGGCGCACGATCCCGCCGCCCGGCAGCACGCCGTGACCCGCACCGCGCACGGCGTCCTCGACTCCCTCAACACCCGCATGCCCGAACTGGCCGGTGCCGCCGCCGCGCAGTACGCGGCCGCGCTGCGGCTCACCGCGGCCGTCGAGGGGGCGTACGACAGCGAGCACGCGCGGGTACGGGGCCGGCTGCAGGCCGGAGCCGTGCTCTCCGGGGACGCGCTCAAGCGGTGGCGCGCCTTCCCGCTCGACTGCACTCCGGGCGAGCTCCTCGACGCCCTGGTGGAGAGCCTGAGCGCGCTGCTGCTGTGCGCCGTCGCCGCCGCCGACGAGCGCGTCGACGACGCCTGGCGGCGCGAACCCGCGGCGGTCGCCCCCGGGCTCGCCGACCGGGGATCCTCGCCGGAGAGCGCCGAACACCGGATCGGGCTGGCCGTACGGCGCTGGCGGCGCGAGCTCGAGGAGTACGCCGAGGACGAGGTGCGCGAGCTGGACCGCAGCGTCGCGCCCGACCCCGAGACGGTCGCCGCGCTGGTCGCCACGGTGCTGCTGGGCGGCCGCCGGACGCGCACCGCCGGGGAGGGGCTCGCCGAGCGGATCGGCGCACACGGGGCGCTGCGGCTGCGTGACCGGGGCGGACGGCTGCTCCTCGAGTGCATGGACCGGATCATGCACACCGAGCGGGAGCGCCGGCTCGCCCCGCTCGACGCGCTCGAGGTGCACGCGGAGCCCCAGGCCGAACTCATCGCCGCGCTGTCCGTACTGCAGAAGGAGAGGTGA
- a CDS encoding YfjP family GTPase — MTAVTDQDHTEHPDRRGDTPHDENRPAHDGREHGPPGEGGHAAADGPSRGDRAGPAADPAGRTGSDASPWDDGLIARRAAEDAGAEQPAGAESRSPGSRSVPPLAYDTPLRLRLDALRELVGLSRTRLDSRTLAEAGRILEEAAARRRLSGQHTVVAIAGATGSGKSQLFNALAGVAISETGVRRPTTAAPIACSWSDGAASLVERLGIPPRLRRRPLQATVDADERLRGLVLVDLPDHDSAAVQHREQVDRVLALVDAVIWVVDPEKYADAMLHERYLRPMAAHAEVMFVVLNQIDRLPGEAAEQVLDDLRRLLDEDGIALGEYGEPGTTVLALSALTGDGVGELREALGRFVAERGAPARRISADVDIAAARLWPVYAARRRAGLSEEAREEFSSRLADAVGATAAGEAAERAWLRNANRACGTPWLRLWRWCQDRRDPVTGRHLLRGQPDEEVTARQRVEQAVRTVADRASDGLPEPWAQAVREAAVRGSQGLPEALDELAVRAGLPPGRPPRPGWWPVAVLAQASMTLLQFVGGLWLLGQILGVVSPNLGVPVLLMVIGIVGGPLIEWGCRMAARGPARRYGQEAERRLREAASGCGRARVLDPVAAELLRYREVREQYGRVMGVGAGTGATVGGGGG; from the coding sequence GTGACCGCCGTCACTGACCAGGACCACACCGAGCACCCCGATCGCCGGGGGGACACTCCGCACGACGAGAACCGGCCGGCGCACGACGGCCGTGAGCACGGTCCCCCCGGGGAGGGCGGTCACGCCGCCGCCGACGGCCCCTCCCGCGGGGACCGCGCGGGCCCGGCGGCGGACCCCGCCGGCCGTACGGGAAGCGACGCGAGCCCCTGGGACGACGGGCTGATCGCGCGGCGGGCGGCCGAGGACGCCGGGGCGGAACAGCCCGCCGGGGCGGAGTCCCGCAGCCCCGGGTCGCGGTCCGTGCCGCCCCTGGCCTACGACACGCCGCTGCGGCTGCGGCTCGACGCGCTGCGCGAGCTGGTCGGGCTCTCCCGCACCCGGCTCGACAGCCGGACCCTCGCGGAGGCGGGCCGGATCCTGGAGGAGGCCGCCGCGCGGCGCAGGCTCTCCGGGCAGCACACCGTCGTCGCCATCGCGGGCGCGACCGGCAGCGGCAAGTCGCAGCTGTTCAACGCGCTGGCCGGGGTGGCCATCTCGGAGACCGGGGTACGGCGGCCGACCACCGCCGCGCCCATCGCGTGCAGCTGGAGCGACGGCGCGGCGAGCCTCGTCGAACGGCTGGGCATCCCGCCCCGGCTCCGACGGCGCCCGCTGCAGGCGACGGTGGACGCGGACGAACGGCTGCGCGGTCTCGTCCTGGTCGATCTGCCCGACCACGACTCGGCGGCCGTACAGCACCGCGAGCAGGTGGACCGCGTGCTGGCGCTGGTCGACGCGGTCATCTGGGTCGTCGACCCCGAGAAGTACGCCGACGCCATGCTGCACGAACGCTATCTGCGGCCCATGGCGGCCCACGCGGAGGTCATGTTCGTCGTCCTCAACCAGATCGACCGGCTGCCCGGGGAGGCCGCCGAGCAGGTCCTGGACGACCTGCGGCGCCTGCTCGACGAGGACGGCATCGCCCTCGGGGAGTACGGCGAACCCGGGACGACCGTGCTCGCGCTGTCCGCGCTCACCGGCGACGGGGTCGGCGAACTGCGGGAGGCGCTGGGCCGGTTCGTGGCCGAACGGGGGGCCCCGGCCCGCCGGATCTCCGCGGACGTCGACATCGCGGCCGCCCGGCTGTGGCCCGTGTACGCCGCCCGCCGGCGCGCCGGGCTGAGCGAGGAGGCGCGCGAGGAGTTCTCGTCCCGGCTCGCGGACGCCGTGGGCGCCACCGCGGCGGGCGAGGCCGCCGAGCGGGCGTGGCTGCGCAACGCCAACCGTGCGTGCGGCACGCCCTGGCTGCGGCTGTGGCGCTGGTGCCAGGACCGGCGTGACCCGGTCACGGGGCGGCACCTCCTGCGCGGACAGCCCGACGAGGAGGTCACGGCCCGGCAGCGCGTGGAACAGGCGGTGCGCACGGTGGCCGACCGGGCCTCGGACGGGCTGCCGGAGCCGTGGGCGCAGGCGGTGCGGGAGGCGGCGGTGCGCGGCTCCCAGGGGCTGCCGGAGGCGCTGGACGAACTGGCGGTGCGCGCGGGACTGCCGCCGGGCCGGCCGCCGCGGCCCGGGTGGTGGCCGGTGGCCGTGCTCGCCCAGGCGTCGATGACGCTCCTTCAGTTCGTGGGCGGGCTGTGGCTGCTGGGCCAGATCCTCGGGGTCGTGTCGCCCAACCTGGGGGTGCCGGTGCTGCTGATGGTGATCGGCATCGTCGGCGGACCGCTCATCGAGTGGGGCTGCCGCATGGCCGCCCGGGGACCGGCCCGCAGATACGGGCAGGAGGCGGAGAGACGGTTGCGGGAGGCGGCCTCCGGGTGCGGACGGGCCAGGGTCCTGGATCCGGTGGCGGCGGAGCTGCTGCGCTACCGGGAGGTGCGGGAGCAGTACGGGCGGGTCATGGGCGTCGGGGCCGGGACCGGGGCCACGGTCGGGGGCGGGGGCGGCTGA
- a CDS encoding Cys-Gln thioester bond-forming surface protein, with translation MFASFSALSACGRGAARLAAGALVSGLAATGVLACAGTAVADEAAPGQSGAVATIGGLKTYGAAVIRDAAGDQQVPAGLFEMSVEGGGMLQTYCVDIHTPTQKDARYHETPWSGTSLGTNGNAGRIRWILQNSYPQVNDLAALADRAGVRGQLTEQDAAAGTQVAIWRYSDDVDVDALDPQAEQLADYLHENARNQREPRASLTLDPPAVSGRPGERLGPVTVRTDARSVTLSPPADAATSGVRIVDGNGEPVTTATDGSQVFFDVPEDTAADTAQLTAQASTTVPVGRAFASESRSQTQILAGSSESTVSATASATWAERGPIPALSARENCAKGGVDVTAANQGDAPFTFELAGLEHTVAPGETRTVTVALSEDRPYDFTVEGSGGFEQRFTGVLDCRTRAAEIGTTTHTLGGPSPTPLAGAPTDTNLAETGASGATPWIAGTAIGLVVLGGAGLVVTRRRRTPAGS, from the coding sequence GTGTTTGCTTCGTTCTCCGCGTTGTCCGCGTGCGGACGCGGGGCGGCCCGCCTCGCCGCCGGAGCGCTGGTGTCCGGGCTCGCCGCCACCGGTGTGCTGGCCTGTGCCGGGACGGCCGTCGCCGACGAGGCGGCGCCGGGGCAGAGCGGGGCGGTCGCGACCATAGGCGGGCTGAAGACGTACGGCGCGGCCGTGATACGCGACGCCGCCGGGGACCAGCAGGTGCCGGCGGGCCTGTTCGAGATGTCCGTCGAGGGCGGCGGCATGCTGCAGACGTACTGCGTCGACATCCACACGCCCACGCAGAAGGACGCCAGGTACCACGAGACCCCCTGGAGCGGGACCTCGCTGGGCACCAACGGGAACGCCGGCCGGATCCGCTGGATCCTGCAGAACTCCTACCCCCAGGTGAACGACCTCGCGGCACTCGCCGACCGGGCGGGCGTGCGCGGCCAGCTCACCGAGCAGGACGCGGCGGCCGGTACGCAGGTGGCCATCTGGCGCTACTCCGACGACGTGGACGTGGACGCCCTCGACCCGCAGGCCGAGCAGCTCGCGGACTACCTGCACGAGAACGCCCGGAACCAGCGGGAGCCGAGGGCGTCGCTGACCCTGGATCCGCCGGCGGTCTCCGGCCGCCCGGGCGAGCGGCTCGGGCCCGTGACGGTGCGCACGGACGCGCGCAGCGTGACGCTCTCCCCGCCGGCGGACGCCGCCACGAGCGGGGTGCGGATCGTCGACGGGAACGGCGAGCCCGTCACCACGGCCACCGACGGCAGCCAGGTGTTCTTCGACGTGCCCGAGGACACGGCGGCGGACACGGCCCAGCTGACCGCGCAGGCCTCCACCACGGTGCCGGTCGGCCGCGCGTTCGCCTCCGAGAGCCGGAGCCAGACCCAGATCCTGGCCGGGTCGAGCGAGTCGACGGTCTCGGCGACGGCGAGCGCCACCTGGGCGGAGAGGGGTCCGATACCGGCCCTGTCCGCCCGCGAGAACTGTGCGAAGGGCGGTGTGGACGTCACCGCCGCCAACCAGGGCGACGCGCCCTTCACCTTCGAGCTGGCGGGCCTGGAGCACACCGTCGCGCCGGGCGAGACCCGCACGGTGACGGTCGCGCTGAGCGAGGACCGGCCGTACGACTTCACGGTCGAGGGGTCGGGCGGCTTCGAGCAGCGGTTCACCGGCGTGCTCGACTGCCGGACCCGGGCCGCCGAGATCGGCACCACCACCCACACCCTCGGTGGACCGAGCCCCACCCCCCTCGCCGGCGCGCCCACCGACACCAACCTCGCCGAGACCGGAGCCTCCGGCGCCACCCCGTGGATCGCCGGCACCGCCATCGGCCTGGTCGTCCTCGGCGGAGCGGGCCTGGTCGTCACCCGCCGCAGGCGGACCCCGGCCGGAAGCTGA
- a CDS encoding site-specific integrase — translation METTYDVKVYKILVYKGARKNTYTVRWVVAGKRWREPFDTVALAEGFRSELIRATGKGEAFVVATGLPVSHRSKSAAMSWYRFAVEYVDARWPQLGGNSRKNMAKTLTATTIALLRAKPTQFAPAAVRTALREWAFNTNRRPDAPRDVAAILRWVERNSLPVSVWEDPEKVDQVLQAIDTRLDGRQAAAWSRKRNRRILNVVMKHAVRRRILRVNPLPKGKESTAVTKTSNAVDKRSLLNPEQAAAILDWIRCRPRGGRRLHAFFATLYYCGPRPEEAVAMRVEDVTLPRPEAEDQWCELLIHTATPEVGKQWTDTGEIHERRDLKGRAEGETRTVPGHPALTRILRQHIQDERLKPGDLLFQGESGGILAGSVIRRAWRGARKAVLPLHVFESPTGRRVYDNRHTRLTKWLNDGIPPAQVAEWAGNSVAVLLATYARCVDGQLPDLKRRLEASGDLPEAPGAG, via the coding sequence ATGGAGACGACGTACGACGTCAAGGTCTACAAGATCCTCGTGTACAAGGGCGCCCGGAAGAACACGTACACGGTGCGTTGGGTGGTCGCGGGGAAGCGCTGGCGGGAGCCCTTCGACACGGTCGCGCTCGCCGAGGGCTTCCGCTCGGAACTCATCCGGGCCACCGGTAAGGGGGAGGCATTCGTCGTCGCCACCGGTCTTCCGGTGTCCCATCGCTCCAAGTCGGCTGCCATGAGCTGGTACAGGTTCGCCGTCGAGTACGTGGACGCCCGTTGGCCTCAGCTCGGTGGCAACAGCCGCAAGAACATGGCCAAGACCCTGACCGCGACGACCATCGCGCTGTTGCGGGCCAAGCCTACGCAGTTCGCGCCTGCGGCCGTGCGTACCGCCCTGCGTGAGTGGGCGTTCAACACGAACCGACGACCTGACGCGCCGCGGGACGTGGCGGCCATCCTCAGATGGGTTGAGCGGAACTCCCTGCCCGTTTCGGTCTGGGAGGACCCGGAGAAGGTCGACCAGGTCCTGCAGGCCATCGACACCCGCCTCGACGGCAGGCAGGCGGCGGCCTGGTCCCGGAAGCGCAACCGCCGGATCCTCAACGTCGTCATGAAGCACGCGGTCCGGCGGCGCATCCTGCGGGTCAATCCTCTTCCCAAGGGCAAGGAGTCGACGGCCGTCACGAAGACCTCGAACGCCGTGGACAAGCGGTCCTTGCTGAACCCCGAGCAGGCGGCGGCGATCCTCGACTGGATACGGTGCCGGCCGCGCGGTGGCAGGCGGCTCCACGCCTTCTTCGCCACGCTGTACTACTGCGGCCCGCGCCCCGAAGAAGCCGTGGCCATGCGGGTGGAGGACGTCACGTTGCCCCGACCCGAGGCCGAGGACCAATGGTGTGAGCTGCTGATCCACACGGCGACTCCGGAGGTCGGGAAGCAGTGGACCGACACGGGTGAGATCCACGAACGGCGCGACCTGAAGGGGCGTGCGGAGGGCGAGACACGCACCGTGCCGGGGCATCCGGCCCTCACGCGCATCCTGCGGCAGCACATCCAGGACGAGCGGCTGAAGCCGGGCGATCTGCTGTTCCAGGGAGAGTCGGGCGGCATCCTCGCCGGGTCGGTCATCCGCCGGGCATGGCGCGGTGCGCGGAAAGCCGTGCTGCCTCTGCACGTCTTTGAGTCGCCGACCGGGCGGCGCGTGTACGACAACCGGCACACGCGCCTGACCAAGTGGCTCAACGACGGCATCCCGCCCGCCCAAGTGGCGGAGTGGGCCGGGAACAGTGTGGCTGTGCTGCTCGCCACATACGCCCGATGCGTCGACGGGCAGTTGCCGGACCTGAAACGGCGGCTCGAAGCCTCGGGCGACCTGCCGGAGGCGCCCGGCGCCGGCTGA
- a CDS encoding single-stranded DNA-binding protein: MNETMVCAVGNVATQPVYRETASGPSARFRLAVTSRYWDREKGAWTDGHTNFFTVWANRQLAANAAASLSVGEPVLVQGRLKVRTEPREGQQGRVSADIDAVAIGHDLARGTSAFKRTGRPEQASPPDRSGPDWETPPGGTPGEAGSAPQRRPEPAMLT; this comes from the coding sequence ATGAACGAGACGATGGTCTGCGCGGTGGGCAACGTGGCGACGCAGCCGGTGTACCGGGAGACGGCGTCCGGTCCGTCGGCGAGGTTCCGGCTCGCGGTCACCTCGCGGTACTGGGACCGGGAGAAGGGCGCGTGGACGGACGGGCACACCAACTTCTTCACGGTGTGGGCCAACCGGCAGCTCGCCGCCAACGCCGCCGCGTCGCTGTCGGTGGGTGAACCGGTGCTCGTCCAGGGCCGTCTGAAGGTGCGTACGGAACCGCGCGAGGGTCAGCAGGGCCGGGTGTCGGCGGACATCGACGCGGTGGCGATCGGCCACGACCTCGCCCGCGGCACCTCCGCCTTCAAGCGCACGGGCCGGCCGGAGCAGGCGAGTCCGCCGGACCGGTCCGGGCCCGACTGGGAGACACCGCCCGGTGGAACCCCGGGGGAGGCCGGGAGCGCGCCCCAACGACGTCCGGAACCGGCCATGCTGACCTGA
- the ettA gene encoding energy-dependent translational throttle protein EttA — protein MAEFIYTMRKARKAHGDKVILDDVTLSFLPGAKIGVVGPNGAGKSTVLKIMAGLEQPSNGDAFLTPGYTVGILLQEPPLNEEKTVLENVQEGVAEIKGKLDRFNEIAEQMATEYTDELMDEMGKLQEQLDHANAWDLDAQLEQAMDALGCPPGDWPVTNLSGGEKRRVALCKLLLEAPDLLLLDEPTNHLDAESVNWLEQHLAKYEGTVVAVTHDRYFLDNVAGWICEVDRGRLHGYEGNYSKYLETKAARLKVEGQKDAKRQKRLKEELEWVRSNAKGRQAKSKARLARYEEMAAEAEKMRKLDFEEIQIPPGPRLGNVVVEVNNLSKAFGEKVLIDDLSFTLPRNGIVGVIGPNGAGKTTLFKMIQGFEQPDSGTIKVGETVKISYVDQSREHIDPKKTLWAVVSDELDYINVGQVEMPSRAYVSAFGFKGPDQQKPAGVLSGGERNRLNLALTLKQGGNLLLLDEPTNDLDVETLSSLENALLEFPGCAVVVSHDRWFLDRVATHILAYEGDSKWFWFEGNFESYEKNKIERLGPDAARPHRATYKKLTRG, from the coding sequence TTGGCTGAGTTCATTTACACCATGCGCAAGGCGCGCAAAGCGCACGGCGACAAGGTGATCCTCGACGACGTCACCCTGAGCTTCCTGCCGGGGGCGAAGATCGGTGTCGTCGGCCCGAACGGTGCCGGTAAGTCGACCGTTCTGAAGATCATGGCGGGACTGGAGCAGCCGTCGAACGGCGACGCCTTCCTCACGCCCGGTTACACCGTGGGCATCCTGCTGCAGGAGCCCCCGCTGAACGAGGAGAAGACCGTCCTGGAGAACGTCCAGGAGGGTGTCGCCGAGATCAAGGGCAAGCTCGACCGGTTCAACGAGATCGCCGAGCAGATGGCGACCGAGTACACCGACGAGCTCATGGACGAGATGGGCAAGCTGCAGGAGCAGCTCGACCACGCCAACGCCTGGGACCTCGACGCCCAGCTGGAGCAGGCCATGGACGCGCTGGGCTGCCCGCCCGGCGACTGGCCCGTCACCAACCTCTCCGGTGGCGAGAAGCGCCGCGTGGCGCTGTGCAAGCTGCTGCTGGAGGCGCCCGACCTGCTGCTGCTCGACGAGCCCACCAACCACCTCGACGCCGAGTCGGTGAACTGGCTGGAGCAGCACCTCGCCAAGTACGAGGGCACCGTCGTCGCCGTCACCCACGACCGGTACTTCCTGGACAACGTCGCCGGGTGGATCTGCGAGGTCGACCGCGGCCGCCTGCACGGCTACGAGGGCAACTACTCCAAGTACCTCGAGACCAAGGCCGCCCGCCTCAAGGTCGAGGGCCAGAAGGACGCCAAGCGGCAGAAGCGGCTCAAGGAAGAGCTCGAGTGGGTGCGGTCGAACGCCAAGGGGCGGCAGGCCAAGTCCAAGGCCCGTCTCGCGCGGTACGAGGAGATGGCCGCCGAGGCCGAGAAGATGCGGAAGCTGGACTTCGAGGAGATCCAGATCCCGCCGGGCCCGCGCCTGGGCAACGTCGTCGTCGAGGTGAACAACCTCAGCAAGGCCTTCGGCGAGAAGGTCCTCATCGACGACCTGAGCTTCACGCTGCCGCGCAACGGCATCGTCGGCGTCATCGGTCCGAACGGCGCGGGCAAGACCACGCTGTTCAAGATGATCCAGGGCTTCGAGCAGCCCGACTCCGGCACGATCAAGGTCGGCGAGACCGTCAAGATCTCCTACGTCGACCAGAGCCGCGAGCACATCGACCCCAAGAAGACGCTGTGGGCCGTCGTCTCCGACGAGCTGGACTACATCAACGTCGGCCAGGTCGAGATGCCGTCGCGGGCGTACGTCTCCGCCTTCGGGTTCAAGGGCCCGGACCAGCAGAAGCCGGCCGGCGTGCTCTCCGGCGGTGAGCGCAACCGCCTGAACCTCGCGCTCACCCTGAAGCAGGGCGGCAACCTGCTGCTCCTCGACGAGCCGACCAACGACCTGGACGTCGAGACCCTGTCCAGCCTGGAGAACGCGCTGCTGGAGTTCCCCGGCTGCGCCGTGGTCGTCTCCCACGACCGGTGGTTCCTGGACCGCGTCGCCACGCACATCCTCGCCTACGAGGGCGACTCCAAGTGGTTCTGGTTCGAGGGCAACTTCGAGTCGTACGAGAAGAACAAGATCGAGCGGCTCGGCCCGGACGCGGCGCGTCCGCACCGCGCCACCTACAAGAAGCTGACCCGGGGCTGA